aagaaagaagaggcagtgaaagccttgcagaagacgaaatccagcaaggcagtgggtttggatggtgctgcagttgaatttatcaagaaaggggttgactgtgttgtagattggttggtaaggatattcagtgtatgtatggatcatggagaggtgcctgagaattggtggaatgcatgtacagtgccactgcacaaaggcaatggggatataAGAGAGTTGAGTATTCCatgaaaaattgtatgggagggtattgattgagagggtgaaggcatgtacagagcatcagattggggaagagcagtgtggtttcacaaatggtagagaatgtgtggatcaggtgtttgctttgaagaatgtgtgagagaaatacttagaaaaaatagatggatttgcatgtagcatttatggatctggagaaggcatatgatgggattgatagagatgctttgtggaaggttttaagagtacatggtttgggaggtaagctatGAGAAGCAGAAAAGTTCTTacaagggtgtaaggcaagtgaacaagtaggaagagaggagagtgaattgttcccagtgaaggtaggtctgtggcaggggtgtgtgatgttcccagggttgtttaatttgtttatggatggggtggttagggaggtaaatgcaagagtcttggagagaggggcaagtatgcattctgttggggatgagagggcttgggaagtgagtcaagtgttgtttgccaatgatacagcactcatggctgatttgagtgagaaactgcagaagttggtgactgcgtttgcaaaagtgtgtggaaggagaaagttgagagatttagcagggttgagggacaagttagttgggatgtaagtttgaatggagtaaaattggaataagtgaagtattttaaatatctggaagtggacttagcagtgaatggaaatgtggaagtgaatcacatgggtggtggaggaggcgaaggttctgagagcgatgaaaaatgtgtggaaagagagaacgttatcttggagagcaaaagtgggtatgtttgaaggaatagtagttccaacaatattctatggttgtgaggcaagggctactgataaggttatacagaggagggtggatgtgttggaaataaaatgtttgaggtcaatatgtggtgtgaggtggtttgatcgagtaaataatgaaagggcaagaaagatgtaTAGTAATATAaacagtgtagttgagagagcagaagagagtgtgttgaaatggtttggacatatggaaagaatgagtgaggaaaggctgacaaagacaatatatgtgtcagaggtggaggaaagaaggagaagcgggaactaacctagaggtggaaggatggagtgaaaaagattttgagcgatctgggcttgaatatacaagagggtgagaggcgtgcaaggaacagagtgaattggaatgatgtggtctaccggggttgacctgctgtcagtgaactgaaccagggcatgtgaaacatctggggtaaaccatggaaaggtttgtgaggcctggatgtgggtagggagctgtggttacggtgcaccacacatgactgctagagactgagtatgaatgaatgtggccttttcctggctctacctcactgatgcatggggtggcaatgctgtttcctgtagggtcgagtggtgctaggaatggatgaaggcaagcaagtatgaatatgtacatgtgtatatatttatatgtctgtgtatgtttatatatatatgcatgtacatgtgtatgtgcattcatgtatatatatctgtgtacattagtggatgggtttttcttcacctgtttcctggcactaccttgctgatgcaggaaacagtgatcaagtatgatgataagaataataataatgatatttctcccctatccctggggatacgggagatagaatacttcccacgcattcctcacgggtcgttcaaggtgactaaaggagacgggagcaaAGGGGCTAGAAacaatcccctccttgtattttaactttctaaagggggaaacagaagaaggagtcatgcggggagtgctcatcctcctcgaaggctcagattggggtgtctaaatgtgtgtggatgtaaccaagatgagaaaaaggagagataggtagtatgtttgaggaaaggaacctggatgttttggctctgagtgaaatgaagctcaagggtaaaggggaagagtggtttgggaataacttgggagtaaagtcaggggttagtgagaggacaagagcaagggaaggagtagcactactcctgaaacaggagtggtgggagtatgtgatagagtgtaagaaagcaaactctagattgatatgagtaaaactgaaagttgatggagagagatgggtgattattggtacatatgcacctggccatgagaagaaagatcaggagaggcaaatgttttgggagcagctgagtgagtgtgttagtagttttgatacatgagactaggttatagtggtgggtgatttcaatgtaaaggtgagtaatgtggcagttgagggaataattaatgaagtacatgagacttaccgtaggtcagttgaaatgtgcttcgaattttatgaagcaaatcacctctgctataAGGGAGCTTTCACACgagatacgctttgccgcttcacggcaccagactttaaagagtacaaccaaccacatgaaagtaactgaacattttgcactgctagaaatatgtaagccacaagatgctacagagcgtagggtgggagaggtgggcatatgaaagctcccttctagcagaggtgatttgcctcataaaattcgaagcacatttcaactgacctacgggaagtctcatgtacttcattaattttacatcagcaaatcacacctctgctagaggtcgctttcccatgaggttttgaagccatgtgggtgtcgtactgtagacatgcagagaggagaaatgatacaagcagcaaccaactgcaatatagtaagaaatttacatagccatggaccaggtgacaagagacaacatctcctatgcaaacaaaatgaacagactattgaaggacagcatcttggaaaggatcgtgacaatctccttgtcataaaacttggcaaaagtggcagccctggaccacccagcccttgccatgatgtgtccaatcggtagagccatggctttggctttcgatgcagctgcaggccgaacactgcctgctgaatactggctggagtctatgcctgacagagaaagcactgttcaaatccaccttgcaacagtgtccctcgttacatgcttgtggggcttgataaaacttaggagtaacttcccattctcctgatgtgcagaatttctgaactcctctgtcctagcaatatacattttcagagtttcacacacacacaatctaatgtcagtagaatatgctttaaaggtcacaaaccgcacatagaactttggcctgcactgtttaatagtttcccctaaccaaacacaaacagaatcctgcccaaaactaatattcttcagCAACAAGCAATGCAAAGTTTGTATATTGGCAGCTTGCGTAagtgccatcaacatcacaagcttCTGTGTTAAAGcctttaaagagagggaggacaaaggatccatggcacgcagatgctgtagcacctgctgaACATATCAAGTTCTTGTGTGCCTAGGGACAGACGGCTGTAAGTTAACAACTCACTTTAAGAACCTGGTGACAAGAGGATGGCTGCCTGCACTGCAACCATCCACAGTaatccccagggaggagagtgcaccCCTGGCAGTGTTGATTGAAGTATAACTAACACCTCTGTGGAAAGTGACAGACAGAAAATTCACAATATTAGTTACAGTGGGATAAAAGGGATCGATGTTCCGGCTACCACAAAACTGTAACCACCTGTTAATATGTGGCTGGTACTGCCTCGCAGTCGCAGGTCTCCAGGAGGCAAGGATGATGTCCATACCTGCCTGAGAAATGCCCCTGTCTCACAGACGTTGCCAGATAAGAGGCAAGCCATCAGTCGGGTGTGTCGGAGAATggggtgttcctcctccgtcgATGGGTGACGCAAGACGTGTGCCCCCCTTGGAATCAGCCGTGGTTCCTTGACCAGCAAAGTGAGTAGAGTCCCCATCCAGGGCTGGGACGGCCAGagaggcaataccatccaccccttcgCTGACTCTGCTCGAATTTTCTGTAGGCACCTGGCAATCAGAGCAAAGGGTCGGAAAAGGTAAATTAGTTCAAACTGCCACCAGCAGATAGAAAAGGCATCAAAATATTCTGCATCTGGGTCAGGTTTCCAGGAGCAGAAACGAGTCACTTGAGCATTCAGTCTAGAAGCAAAGAGATCAATGCTCGGAACCCCACATACTTCAGAGAGGGCCCTAAAGAgttcttcattcaatttccacTCATGCCTGTCATTGAATGTCCAAGATGCAGCGTCTGCCATGAGATTGACTTTACCCGGTACATAAGAGCAGGTAAGCCAGATATCATTCACCGCACACCACTCCCAAAGGTCACGGCAAATGTCATTACACAGTGAGGACCGTGTGCCGCCCATTTCATTGACATAGGTCACCGCCGTCGTGTTATCACAAAACACCCGAACATGTCGTCCTTtgagaagagatgcaaatgagcGCACTACCAGGGAGATGGCTTTGAGTTCCTTTGCATTAATGTGCAAGGCAGATTCTGATAATGACCATCTCCCATTAACTTTTTGTTGATTGAGGTGGCCATCCCAACCTAAATTTGATGCATCAGTATACAGATCCAATTCTGTACCCTTCCAAAAAATCTGTCTGTTTTGCAATGCAATGTGAGATACCCACCAAAGCAAGTCCAATCTCATCTCATGAGTGACCACCATCCACTTGCCAAAGTTACCTTTTGCAACTCTTAACACAGCAATCTTAGCACATTCTAACCGCCTGTAATGCAGTTTCCccttctctgctgctggaacgTCTGCAACTAATAGCCCAACAACTCTGGCCACATTCCGAATTTTGGCTCTGTCACTATGTAACAATTCCTCACAGCATTGTAGTATCTTGTGTATCCTACGATCAGGTAATGTTACTGTCATAGTCTCAGAATCTATAATGTTCCCCAAATACTCCAAGCGCTTAGTGGGGACCAAGACATTTGCTTTCGTTAATACAGAAACCTTACTTCTTGAGCAAGTTAACAGTGGcacgcacactctcacaacatccatcaaaagTGCAGTGACAAATAAGAGTATCATCAATGAAACTCATGATGATATGTCCCTTTTCTCTAAGTACAACAAAAACAGGTTTCATTAATTTAGTGAACAGACAGGGACCATCCGCAACCCCATTAGGGAGACACGTGAATTGATAAATTTTTCCTTGCCACTTGAAACACAGAAAGCGTTGTTGCTCCTCAGCTATCTTAACAGAATAATAGGCGTGCCGCAAATCGACAGAGGCCATGAAGACACCTCTGTTAACAAGACGAATCGCCTGCTCAAAATTTTCCATCTTGAAGTGTTTATACTctaaaaatttattaaatttttccTGGTTAAGTGTCATCCTAAACCCACCATCCTTCTTCCGTCTTAAGAAAATAGGGGAAAGaatctgcccctcctgtctctgggtctccttcataacccccagactcaaaagctgtaaaatttcctggcaaacaatttccttttcctcgacattaaacacatactcaacttcttcagcaaataaagtaccaatgttagcaacatcaatatctaaatggcaatgctgaacaatatctaaaatatttggatCACTCATGTACAAAATAGTGAAGTCTGCCAGCTTGAAAAGGATGACTCACCTCAGTTACTGCCGGGGATTGTGACCCCGGCATCGGGAGTTTTTTGTCTCAGGACCCTGCCGTCAGAAGGATTGCCGGTGCTCACTCCGGGGACCATGCTTGCGTTGGCCATATGGATGAAACCTGGCCATAAAATCCCTGTATGGCAGTCTCCCAGAAGAGCCCCTAAACTTGCCAGGACCAAACTTCGAGGTAGAGAGCGGTTTCCTTGAAGCAATCTTACTCCTTAACTT
This window of the Panulirus ornatus isolate Po-2019 chromosome 10, ASM3632096v1, whole genome shotgun sequence genome carries:
- the LOC139750895 gene encoding uncharacterized protein isoform X2; its protein translation is MILLFVTALLMDVVRVCVPLLTCSRSKVSVLTKANVLVPTKRLEYLGNIIDSETMTVTLPDRRIHKILQCCEELLHSDRAKIRNVARVVGLLVADVPAAEKGKLHYRRLECAKIAVLRVAKGNFGKWMVVTHEMRLDLLWWVSHIALQNRQIFWKGTELDLYTDASNLGWDGHLNQQKVNGRWSLSESALHINAKELKAISLVVRSFASLLKGRHVRVFCDNTTAVTYVNEMGGTRSSLCNDICRDLWEWCAVNDIWLTCSYVPGKVNLMADAASWTFNDRHEWKLNEELFRALSEVCGVPSIDLFASRLNAQVTRFCSWKPDPDAEYFDAFSICWWQFELIYLFRPFALIARCLQKIRAESAKGWMVLPLWPSQPWMGTLLTLLVKEPRLIPRGAHVLRHPSTEEEHPILRHTRLMACLLSGNVCETGAFLRQRC
- the LOC139750895 gene encoding uncharacterized protein isoform X1, with translation MILLFVTALLMDVVRVCVPLLTCSRSKVSVLTKANVLVPTKRLEYLGNIIDSETMTVTLPDRRIHKILQCCEELLHSDRAKIRNVARVVGLLVADVPAAEKGKLHYRRLECAKIAVLRVAKGNFGKWMVVTHEMRLDLLWWVSHIALQNRQIFWKGTELDLYTDASNLGWDGHLNQQKVNGRWSLSESALHINAKELKAISLVVRSFASLLKGRHVRVFCDNTTAVTYVNEMGGTRSSLCNDICRDLWEWCAVNDIWLTCSYVPGKVNLMADAASWTFNDRHEWKLNEELFRALSEVCGVPSIDLFASRLNAQVTRFCSWKPDPDAEYFDAFSICWWQFELIYLFRPFALIARCLQKIRAESAKGWMVLPLWPSQPWMGTLLTLLVKEPRLIPRGAHVLRHPSTEEEHPILRHTRLMACLLSGNVCETGAFLRQVWTSSLPPGDLRLRGSTSHILTGGYSFVVAGTSIPFIPL
- the LOC139750895 gene encoding uncharacterized protein isoform X3; translated protein: MPGSQSPAVTEVPTENSSRVSEGVDGIASLAVPALDGDSTHFAGQGTTADSKGGTRLASPIDGGGTPHSPTHPTDGLPLIWQRL